In Streptomyces sp. NBC_01707, a genomic segment contains:
- a CDS encoding TIGR02611 family protein, with amino-acid sequence MNAESDARDEAAAPAASAPATGDVAGDVTPDVTEGVTKEERELGSRAPGFIKASRALHVSWQVGVFVVGLAVVVAGIVMLPLPGPGWLVIFGGMAIWATEFVWAQLVLRWTRRKVTEAAQKALDPKVRRRNIILTVVGLVIVAVLVGIYVWKFGIAMPWKIHE; translated from the coding sequence ATGAATGCGGAGAGTGACGCGCGGGACGAGGCGGCCGCACCGGCGGCCTCGGCGCCCGCTACGGGGGACGTGGCGGGGGACGTGACGCCAGACGTCACGGAGGGTGTGACGAAGGAGGAACGGGAGCTCGGATCGCGGGCGCCCGGCTTCATCAAGGCGTCCAGGGCGCTCCATGTGAGCTGGCAGGTCGGCGTCTTCGTGGTCGGCCTCGCCGTGGTCGTGGCGGGCATCGTCATGCTGCCGCTGCCAGGGCCCGGCTGGCTGGTGATCTTCGGCGGCATGGCGATCTGGGCGACCGAGTTCGTCTGGGCCCAGCTGGTGCTGCGCTGGACCCGTCGCAAGGTCACCGAGGCGGCGCAGAAGGCACTCGATCCCAAGGTCCGGCGACGGAACATCATCCTCACCGTGGTCGGGCTGGTGATCGTCGCCGTGCTGGTCGGGATCTACGTCTGGAAGTTCGGGATCGCGATGCCGTGGAAGATCCACGAGTGA
- a CDS encoding CGNR zinc finger domain-containing protein has translation MLIPHDTRIALDTVVDLVNTAPETDRPEDERNDGLAGVEALYEFARRHRISGVGELGEKDLRAVQDVRTRFAEIFATQDTRIAAGLVNSLVAAAGTTPQLSNHDDYDWHVHYFAPDASIADHLAADCGMALAFIVVAGELERLRRCEAPDCRDAFVDLSRNRSRRYCSSRTCGNRLHVAAYRARRREAAG, from the coding sequence GTGCTGATCCCCCACGACACCCGGATCGCCCTCGACACGGTGGTCGATCTGGTGAACACCGCACCGGAGACCGACCGGCCCGAGGACGAGCGGAACGACGGCCTCGCCGGCGTCGAAGCGCTTTACGAATTCGCCCGGCGACACCGCATCAGCGGCGTGGGCGAGCTCGGCGAGAAGGACCTGCGGGCCGTACAGGACGTACGGACCCGGTTCGCGGAGATCTTCGCGACGCAGGACACCCGGATCGCCGCCGGTCTCGTCAACAGCCTCGTGGCCGCCGCGGGCACCACACCGCAGCTCAGCAACCACGACGACTACGACTGGCATGTGCACTACTTCGCACCGGACGCGTCGATCGCCGACCACCTCGCGGCCGACTGCGGCATGGCGCTGGCCTTCATCGTCGTGGCAGGCGAGCTGGAGCGGCTGCGGCGATGCGAGGCGCCGGACTGCCGGGACGCGTTCGTGGACCTGTCCCGCAACCGCTCCCGCCGGTACTGCTCCAGCCGCACCTGCGGTAATCGGCTGCATGTCGCCGCGTACCGGGCGCGCCGCAGGGAAGCGGCCGGCTGA
- a CDS encoding LacI family DNA-binding transcriptional regulator produces the protein MARVAGIKDVARQAGVSVGTVSNVINRPEAVLPETRARVLAAIDDLGYVRSESARQLRAGRSRIMALLVLDMGNPFFVDVARGAERAARQAGLGVMVCNSGQSPAEEAEYLGLFAEQRVCGVLVTPADATGRNLEAFRRHRIPFVLVDRVASSTGTCAVSVDDVRGGALAVGHLVSAGHRSVAYVSGPGDLHQIRDRREGALSALAGAGLGPEALVEIPSERLDVAAGRDAGARLLGLVPRPTAVFCANDLLALGVLQSLYAAGVRVPQDIAIVGYDDIEFAAAAAVPLTSVRQPAVKMGRLAAELLLEEADEEDGTHEHRSVVLQPELVVRASSAAAP, from the coding sequence GTGGCGCGTGTGGCAGGGATCAAGGATGTGGCCCGGCAGGCCGGAGTCTCCGTGGGCACCGTGTCCAATGTGATCAATCGGCCCGAAGCCGTGCTGCCGGAGACCCGGGCCAGGGTGCTGGCCGCGATCGATGACCTCGGGTACGTACGCAGCGAGTCCGCGCGCCAGCTCAGGGCCGGCCGCAGCCGGATCATGGCACTGCTGGTCCTCGACATGGGCAATCCGTTCTTCGTCGACGTGGCCCGGGGCGCCGAGCGCGCCGCGCGGCAGGCCGGTCTCGGGGTGATGGTCTGCAACAGCGGCCAGAGCCCGGCGGAGGAAGCCGAGTATCTGGGGCTCTTCGCCGAGCAGCGGGTGTGCGGTGTGCTGGTCACGCCGGCCGATGCGACCGGCCGCAATCTGGAGGCGTTCAGGCGCCACCGCATCCCCTTCGTTCTGGTGGACCGGGTCGCTTCCTCCACCGGGACCTGCGCGGTCTCCGTCGACGACGTGCGGGGCGGTGCCCTCGCCGTCGGCCACCTCGTCTCGGCCGGGCACCGCTCCGTCGCGTACGTCAGCGGACCCGGTGACCTTCACCAGATCAGGGACCGCCGCGAGGGTGCCCTGTCGGCCCTGGCCGGGGCCGGGCTGGGGCCCGAGGCGCTCGTCGAGATCCCCTCCGAGCGCCTGGACGTGGCGGCGGGCCGCGACGCCGGGGCCCGGTTGCTCGGGCTCGTACCCCGGCCGACCGCCGTCTTCTGCGCGAACGATCTGCTGGCCCTCGGCGTGCTGCAGTCGCTGTACGCGGCCGGCGTGCGCGTGCCGCAGGACATCGCCATCGTCGGCTACGACGACATCGAATTCGCCGCCGCCGCTGCCGTACCGCTCACCTCGGTCCGCCAGCCCGCCGTCAAGATGGGCCGGCTGGCCGCGGAGCTCCTGCTGGAGGAGGCGGACGAGGAGGACGGCACGCACGAACACCGCAGCGTGGTCCTCCAGCCGGAGCTGGTCGTGCGCGCCTCCAGCGCGGCGGCACCCTGA
- a CDS encoding aminoglycoside phosphotransferase family protein — MTTAVVRALGALAHDAVHLPTDVEAPCTCPAPAVLADRADGTVVRSGPVVAKAHAPDTDTTALAARLALAASPALTGILLPPVPRGAGPAADATVHGRSVTLWPHGEPVDPEAPDAAPWEEAAVLLARLHRTAPPTSPGGIGAFPAMRGPAKAALAVARMHAARPDDPATVPVREAWRRLPGWARDEDIAPSHRSRFLCHGDLHLGQLVRHPAPHGPWLLIDVDDMGLGDPAWDLARPAAWYAAGLLPPDVWLRFLDTYRAAGGPAVRADGDPWPDLDVPARALTVQTAALAFAKSAAEGRTPDEVEQMMIDACARIASLPHELAAENSS; from the coding sequence GTGACCACCGCAGTCGTCCGCGCGCTGGGCGCCCTCGCTCATGACGCGGTCCACCTGCCCACGGACGTCGAGGCTCCGTGCACCTGCCCGGCACCGGCGGTGCTCGCGGACCGCGCCGACGGCACAGTTGTCCGCAGCGGTCCGGTGGTCGCGAAGGCCCACGCCCCGGACACCGACACCACGGCCCTGGCCGCCCGCCTCGCCCTGGCCGCGTCTCCCGCCCTGACCGGCATCCTCCTGCCACCCGTCCCCCGGGGCGCCGGGCCCGCCGCCGACGCCACGGTGCACGGCCGCTCCGTGACCCTGTGGCCCCACGGGGAACCCGTCGACCCCGAAGCCCCCGACGCCGCCCCCTGGGAGGAGGCAGCCGTCCTCCTGGCCCGGCTCCACCGCACGGCACCACCGACTTCACCCGGGGGCATCGGGGCCTTCCCCGCGATGCGCGGTCCCGCGAAGGCCGCACTCGCCGTGGCCCGGATGCACGCGGCCCGGCCCGACGACCCGGCCACCGTCCCCGTACGCGAAGCATGGCGGCGGCTGCCCGGCTGGGCTCGCGACGAGGACATCGCGCCCTCGCACCGCTCACGCTTCCTCTGCCACGGCGATCTGCATCTCGGCCAGCTCGTCCGGCACCCCGCCCCGCACGGCCCCTGGCTGCTGATCGACGTCGACGACATGGGCCTCGGTGACCCCGCCTGGGACCTCGCACGCCCCGCCGCCTGGTACGCGGCCGGGCTGCTGCCTCCCGACGTCTGGCTGCGCTTCCTGGACACCTACCGGGCGGCCGGCGGGCCTGCCGTACGCGCCGATGGCGACCCCTGGCCCGACCTGGACGTCCCGGCCCGCGCCCTGACGGTGCAGACCGCCGCGCTGGCGTTCGCCAAGTCTGCCGCGGAGGGGAGAACTCCGGATGAAGTGGAACAGATGATGATCGACGCCTGTGCCCGAATTGCGTCCCTCCCGCACGAGTTGGCCGCCGAAAACTCGTCGTAG
- a CDS encoding chorismate-binding protein — protein sequence MARFDGLIASDLQDVTTDPAALDSSGFWAVCADFEGGLVCARFGTVRTAPVPAPVPGAWRGPGADDWISSLDRAAYTAGVRRIREYIAAGEVYQANLCRVMTAVLPDPAAADVDALTALLALGNPAPYAGTIRLPAHGVEVATASPELFLKRDGRTVESGPIKGTGRTEADLLEKDHAENVMIVDLVRNDLGRVCATGSVTVPDLCVVEKHPGLVHLVSTVRGRLADGVGWPELLAAAFPPGSVTGAPKSSALRIIDSLETAPRGPYCGGIGWVDADRSTASLAVGIRTFWVDRTEAAPVLRFGTGAGITWGSDPEREWDETELKAARLLAVASGAHRATGRTA from the coding sequence ATGGCCCGCTTCGACGGCCTCATCGCGTCCGATCTGCAGGACGTGACCACGGATCCTGCCGCCCTCGACTCGTCCGGCTTCTGGGCCGTATGTGCCGATTTCGAGGGCGGTCTCGTCTGTGCCCGCTTCGGCACCGTACGAACCGCGCCGGTGCCCGCGCCGGTGCCCGGCGCCTGGCGCGGCCCCGGAGCCGACGACTGGATCTCGTCCCTGGACCGGGCCGCGTACACCGCCGGCGTGCGTCGCATCCGCGAGTACATAGCGGCGGGCGAGGTCTACCAGGCCAACCTCTGCCGGGTGATGACCGCGGTGCTGCCGGACCCGGCTGCCGCGGACGTCGACGCCCTCACCGCGCTGCTGGCACTCGGCAACCCCGCCCCCTATGCAGGAACGATCCGGCTGCCCGCGCACGGCGTGGAGGTCGCCACCGCGTCCCCCGAACTCTTCCTGAAGAGGGACGGCCGGACCGTCGAGTCCGGACCGATCAAGGGCACCGGCCGCACCGAAGCCGATCTGCTGGAGAAGGACCACGCCGAGAACGTGATGATCGTCGACCTGGTCCGCAACGACCTGGGCCGGGTCTGCGCCACCGGATCGGTCACCGTCCCCGACCTCTGCGTGGTGGAGAAGCACCCGGGGCTCGTCCATCTCGTCTCCACTGTGCGCGGCCGCCTCGCCGACGGCGTCGGCTGGCCCGAGCTGCTCGCCGCCGCGTTCCCGCCCGGCTCCGTCACCGGGGCACCCAAGTCCAGCGCCCTCCGGATCATCGACTCACTGGAGACCGCGCCCCGCGGGCCCTACTGCGGGGGCATCGGCTGGGTCGACGCCGACCGCTCCACGGCCAGCCTCGCCGTCGGTATCCGGACCTTCTGGGTCGACCGGACCGAAGCCGCCCCGGTCCTCCGGTTCGGCACCGGCGCCGGCATCACCTGGGGCTCCGACCCCGAGCGCGAATGGGACGAGACCGAGCTGAAGGCGGCCCGGCTGCTCGCTGTAGCGTCGGGCGCTCACCGAGCGACTGGAAGGACCGCGTGA
- a CDS encoding zf-TFIIB domain-containing protein, translating to MQCPKCHAQMQTYNRNGIQIEQCSGCRGIFLDYGELESLTRIEAQWTQQAPPAPPAPQGYPAAPAPAWGAPQHHGGHHGGHYRHKSFGHMLFSS from the coding sequence ATGCAGTGTCCCAAGTGCCACGCGCAGATGCAGACATACAACCGCAATGGCATCCAGATCGAGCAGTGCAGCGGCTGCCGGGGGATATTTCTCGACTACGGCGAGCTGGAGTCCCTGACCCGCATCGAGGCGCAGTGGACGCAGCAGGCGCCGCCCGCGCCGCCGGCCCCTCAGGGCTACCCGGCCGCACCCGCACCCGCCTGGGGCGCTCCGCAGCACCACGGCGGCCACCACGGCGGTCACTACCGGCACAAGAGCTTCGGCCACATGCTCTTCTCCTCCTGA
- a CDS encoding aminotransferase class IV, translating to MRIWVNGALRDEADARVSVFDHGLTVGDGIFETVKTTAGRPFALTRHLDRLTRSARGLGLPDPDLDEVRRACAAVIDANPMELGRLRITYTGGLSPLGSDRGDDGAGLVVALGESTRRHDTTAVITVPWTRNERGALAGLKTTSYAENVVALARAHERGASEALFANTVGQLCEGTGTNVFVVLDGRLHTPPLASGCLAGITRALVVEWAGAHETELPMDVLEHAEEVFVTSSLRDVQAVHRIDGRELPGTPGPVTAKAMRVFDERAGNDLDP from the coding sequence ATGAGGATCTGGGTCAACGGCGCACTGCGCGACGAGGCCGACGCCAGGGTGTCCGTGTTCGACCACGGACTGACCGTGGGCGACGGCATCTTCGAGACCGTCAAGACCACCGCCGGCCGGCCCTTCGCCCTCACCCGGCACCTCGACCGGCTGACCCGCTCGGCCCGCGGTCTCGGCCTGCCGGACCCCGACCTCGACGAGGTGCGCCGGGCCTGCGCCGCGGTCATCGACGCCAACCCCATGGAGCTCGGACGGCTGCGCATCACCTACACCGGCGGGCTCTCCCCGCTCGGCTCCGACCGTGGCGACGACGGGGCGGGCCTGGTCGTCGCCCTCGGGGAATCCACCCGGCGCCACGACACCACCGCCGTGATCACCGTCCCCTGGACGCGCAACGAGCGCGGCGCGCTCGCCGGTCTCAAGACCACCTCGTACGCGGAGAATGTCGTCGCCCTCGCCCGCGCCCATGAACGGGGCGCCTCGGAGGCGCTCTTCGCCAACACCGTCGGGCAGCTCTGCGAAGGCACCGGAACCAACGTCTTCGTCGTCCTCGACGGACGGCTGCACACCCCGCCGCTCGCCTCCGGCTGCCTCGCCGGGATCACCCGCGCACTGGTCGTCGAGTGGGCAGGGGCGCACGAGACCGAACTGCCCATGGATGTGCTGGAGCATGCCGAGGAGGTGTTCGTGACCTCGAGCCTGCGGGACGTCCAGGCCGTCCACCGGATCGACGGCCGCGAGCTGCCCGGCACACCAGGACCGGTGACGGCGAAGGCCATGCGCGTCTTCGACGAGCGTGCCGGGAACGACCTCGATCCGTGA
- a CDS encoding GNAT family N-acetyltransferase, which produces MTTTLRPTGPIQQGADGARTRAYDVCDNGRPVGAVEIGTDPGFGATAGVLRSLRIDEPNRRRGRGTIAALAAEEVLRGWGCSRLALSVEPDNTAGQRLAAALGYTERSKNMIKDLPQTPPALPDGVTGQPMTPEEFAQWESTAITGYAETWIARGVPEAEAMRKAEISHRTYLPHGLATEGTHLHTLVHEDDGTVGHVWVARFEMHPGTVVAYVFDVEVRENSRGRGFGRALMLEAERIALDAGHERIGLHVLSSNTPAVRLYESLGYEATRYNLVKAL; this is translated from the coding sequence ATGACCACGACCCTCCGGCCGACCGGGCCGATCCAGCAAGGCGCCGACGGCGCGAGGACCCGCGCGTACGACGTGTGCGACAACGGACGGCCGGTCGGGGCCGTCGAGATCGGCACCGACCCGGGGTTCGGAGCGACGGCGGGGGTGCTCCGCTCCCTGCGGATCGACGAACCGAACCGCAGGCGCGGCCGCGGCACCATCGCCGCACTCGCCGCCGAGGAGGTGCTGCGCGGCTGGGGGTGCTCCCGGCTGGCGCTCTCGGTGGAGCCGGACAACACAGCCGGACAGCGGCTCGCCGCTGCGCTCGGCTACACCGAGCGCAGCAAGAACATGATCAAGGATCTGCCGCAGACCCCTCCCGCCCTGCCGGACGGCGTCACCGGGCAACCGATGACGCCGGAGGAGTTCGCGCAGTGGGAGAGCACCGCCATCACCGGCTACGCGGAGACCTGGATCGCCCGCGGCGTCCCGGAGGCCGAGGCCATGCGGAAGGCCGAGATCTCCCACCGGACGTATCTGCCGCACGGACTCGCCACGGAGGGCACGCACCTGCACACCCTGGTCCATGAGGACGACGGGACCGTGGGACACGTCTGGGTCGCGCGGTTCGAGATGCACCCGGGGACGGTCGTCGCGTACGTCTTCGACGTCGAGGTGCGGGAGAATTCCCGCGGCCGGGGGTTCGGCCGGGCGCTGATGCTCGAGGCGGAACGCATCGCGCTGGACGCCGGGCACGAGCGGATCGGTCTGCACGTCCTCTCGTCCAACACGCCGGCGGTCCGGCTGTACGAGTCGCTCGGTTACGAAGCGACCCGGTACAACCTCGTCAAGGCCCTGTAG
- a CDS encoding DsbA family protein: protein MSDSTPAAPVVLDVWCELQCPDCHSALSDVHALRARYGDRLDVRLRHFPLEKHKHAYAAAQAAEEAAEQGKGWPYIEAVLARTDELGRTGEPLLIEVARELGLDAEEFDTALIDGRHMLMVDADQAEGKAIGVTGTPTYVIGGETLDGSRNQDGLRERIEEIADRLLAEQA, encoded by the coding sequence ATGAGCGATTCCACCCCCGCAGCCCCGGTCGTCCTCGATGTCTGGTGCGAGCTCCAGTGCCCCGACTGCCACAGCGCCCTCAGCGATGTGCACGCCCTTCGCGCGCGGTACGGGGACCGGCTCGACGTGCGCCTGCGGCACTTCCCGCTGGAGAAGCACAAACACGCCTACGCCGCGGCGCAGGCCGCCGAGGAGGCCGCGGAGCAGGGCAAGGGCTGGCCGTACATCGAGGCCGTGCTCGCCAGGACCGACGAGCTCGGCCGCACGGGCGAGCCGCTGCTGATCGAGGTGGCGCGTGAACTCGGCCTGGACGCCGAGGAGTTCGACACCGCCCTGATCGACGGACGGCACATGCTGATGGTCGACGCCGACCAGGCCGAGGGCAAGGCCATCGGCGTGACCGGCACCCCCACGTATGTCATCGGCGGCGAGACCCTGGACGGCAGCAGGAATCAGGACGGGCTGCGCGAGCGGATCGAGGAGATCGCCGACCGGCTGCTCGCCGAGCAGGCCTGA
- a CDS encoding acetylxylan esterase, whose translation MPLFDLPLDQLRHYRPESGEPDDFDAFWKRTLDESSAFPLDPEFEPYDGALSTVDVHDVTFSGWGGHRIRAWLNVPAGAEGPLPCVVHYLGYGGGRGLPHDHLVWPAAGWATLLVDTRGQGAVNSHSAGSTPDPHGGANPQSPGFMTRGILDPDAYYYRRVFTDAIRAVEVARTHPSVDPDRIVVHGASQGGGIAQAVAGLSPYVKAALIDVPFLSHFRRAVEITDKDPYQEIVHFLATQHGRAEQVFRTLSYFDGISFAARATVPALYSVALMDTICPPSTVFAAYNHWAGPKEIEIYPWNNHEGGSSAHRAVQLRMLRDLG comes from the coding sequence GTGCCCCTGTTCGACCTTCCTCTGGATCAACTCCGCCACTACCGCCCGGAGTCCGGTGAACCCGACGACTTCGACGCCTTCTGGAAGCGCACCCTCGACGAGTCGTCGGCGTTCCCGCTCGACCCCGAATTCGAGCCGTACGACGGCGCGTTGAGCACGGTCGACGTGCACGACGTGACCTTCTCCGGATGGGGCGGTCACCGGATACGTGCCTGGCTGAACGTTCCCGCGGGCGCCGAGGGTCCCCTCCCGTGCGTCGTCCACTACCTCGGCTACGGCGGCGGTCGCGGACTGCCGCACGACCACCTGGTCTGGCCCGCGGCCGGCTGGGCCACCCTGCTCGTCGACACCCGCGGTCAGGGCGCCGTCAACAGCCATTCGGCGGGCTCCACACCCGACCCGCACGGCGGCGCCAACCCGCAGTCGCCCGGCTTCATGACCCGCGGCATCCTCGACCCCGACGCGTACTACTACCGGCGTGTGTTCACCGACGCGATACGCGCCGTCGAGGTGGCCCGTACCCATCCGTCCGTCGACCCGGACCGGATCGTCGTCCACGGCGCCAGCCAGGGCGGCGGCATCGCCCAGGCGGTGGCGGGGCTCAGCCCGTACGTGAAGGCCGCGCTGATCGACGTGCCGTTCCTGTCCCACTTCCGGCGGGCCGTCGAGATCACCGACAAGGACCCGTACCAGGAGATCGTGCACTTCCTCGCCACCCAACACGGCCGCGCCGAGCAGGTGTTCCGTACGCTTTCCTACTTCGACGGCATCAGCTTCGCCGCCCGGGCCACCGTCCCGGCGCTCTACTCGGTGGCGCTGATGGACACCATCTGTCCGCCGTCGACGGTCTTCGCCGCCTACAACCACTGGGCGGGCCCGAAGGAGATCGAGATCTACCCCTGGAACAACCACGAGGGCGGCTCATCGGCCCACCGGGCCGTCCAGCTGCGCATGTTGCGCGATCTCGGCTGA
- a CDS encoding OFA family MFS transporter, producing MTFLDRSRTVAPPGWSRWLVPPAALAVHLSIGQAYAWSVFKPPLESALGLSGTASALPFQLAIVMLGLSAAFGGTLVERNGPRWAMFVSLVCFSSGFLVASLGVATGQFWLVVLGYGFIGGIGLGIGYISPVSTLIKWFPDRPGMATGIAIMGFGGGALIASPWSTGMLETFGADSTGIATAFLVHGLAYAGFMALGVLLVRVPPDGWLPAGHRPETAPRRLVTTAQVSARNALRTPQFWCLWVVLCMNVTAGIGILEKAAPMITDFFTGTSVPVSVSAAAGFVALLSLANMTGRILWSSTSDLIGRKNMYRIYLGVGALMYLTIVEFGSSKPLFICCALVILSFYGGGFATIPAYLQDLFGTYQVGAIHGRLLTAWSTAGVLGPLIVNWVADAGERAGRSGSDLYTTSLTIMIGLLIVGFVANELVRPVHPRFHEAAERKTRAHQQS from the coding sequence ATGACCTTCCTCGACAGGTCCCGGACCGTCGCGCCACCCGGCTGGAGCCGCTGGCTAGTCCCGCCCGCCGCCCTCGCGGTGCATCTCTCGATCGGGCAGGCGTATGCCTGGAGCGTGTTCAAACCCCCGCTCGAGTCGGCTCTCGGCCTTTCCGGTACCGCCAGTGCCCTACCCTTCCAACTCGCCATCGTCATGCTCGGCCTCTCCGCGGCCTTCGGCGGCACCCTCGTCGAACGCAACGGACCGCGCTGGGCGATGTTCGTCTCTCTCGTCTGTTTTTCCTCGGGCTTCCTCGTCGCCTCCCTCGGTGTGGCCACCGGTCAGTTCTGGCTGGTCGTCCTCGGGTACGGCTTCATAGGCGGTATCGGACTCGGCATCGGCTACATCTCGCCGGTCTCCACACTCATCAAGTGGTTCCCCGACCGCCCCGGCATGGCCACCGGCATCGCCATCATGGGCTTCGGCGGTGGAGCGCTGATCGCCTCGCCCTGGTCGACCGGGATGCTCGAAACCTTCGGCGCCGACAGCACGGGAATCGCCACTGCCTTCCTGGTCCACGGTCTCGCCTACGCCGGTTTCATGGCGCTCGGCGTGCTCCTCGTCCGGGTGCCGCCGGACGGCTGGCTCCCGGCCGGTCACCGGCCGGAGACGGCGCCCCGCCGCCTCGTCACCACGGCCCAGGTATCGGCTCGCAACGCGCTGCGGACACCGCAGTTCTGGTGCCTGTGGGTGGTGCTCTGCATGAACGTCACCGCGGGCATCGGCATTCTGGAGAAGGCCGCTCCCATGATCACGGACTTCTTCACGGGCACCTCGGTGCCGGTCTCGGTCTCCGCCGCGGCAGGCTTCGTCGCCCTGCTCTCCCTGGCCAACATGACCGGCCGGATCCTGTGGTCCTCGACCTCGGACCTCATCGGCCGCAAGAACATGTACCGCATCTACCTCGGCGTCGGCGCCCTGATGTACCTCACGATCGTCGAGTTCGGCAGTTCCAAGCCGCTCTTCATCTGCTGCGCGCTGGTGATTCTCTCGTTCTACGGAGGCGGATTCGCCACGATCCCCGCCTATCTGCAGGACCTCTTCGGCACGTATCAGGTCGGTGCCATCCACGGCCGGCTGCTGACTGCCTGGTCCACCGCCGGCGTCCTCGGCCCGCTGATCGTCAACTGGGTGGCGGACGCGGGCGAGCGGGCGGGCCGCAGTGGGTCCGACCTGTACACGACATCGCTGACGATCATGATCGGACTGCTGATCGTCGGTTTCGTCGCCAACGAGCTCGTACGCCCCGTCCATCCACGCTTCCACGAGGCAGCGGAGAGGAAGACCCGTGCACACCAGCAGTCGTAG
- a CDS encoding SsgA family sporulation/cell division regulator, with amino-acid sequence MNTTVSCELHLRLVVSSESSLPVPAGLRYDTADPYAVHATFHTGAEETVEWVFARDLLAEGLHRPTGTGDVRVWPSRSHGQGVVCIALSSPEGEALLEAPARALESFLKRTDAAVPPGTEHRHFDLDTELSHILAES; translated from the coding sequence ATGAACACCACGGTCAGCTGCGAGCTGCACCTGCGCCTCGTTGTGTCGAGCGAGTCCTCACTGCCTGTACCCGCGGGCCTGCGGTATGACACGGCCGATCCGTATGCCGTGCACGCCACCTTCCACACCGGAGCGGAGGAGACGGTCGAATGGGTATTCGCCCGCGACCTCCTTGCCGAGGGGCTGCACAGGCCCACCGGCACCGGAGACGTTCGCGTCTGGCCATCTCGAAGTCACGGCCAGGGCGTCGTCTGCATCGCGCTGAGCTCCCCAGAGGGCGAAGCCCTGCTCGAGGCCCCGGCGAGGGCCCTGGAGTCGTTCCTGAAGAGGACCGACGCCGCGGTGCCGCCCGGCACCGAGCATCGTCACTTCGACCTCGATACGGAGCTCTCACACATCCTGGCCGAGAGCTGA